The following proteins come from a genomic window of Alnus glutinosa chromosome 10, dhAlnGlut1.1, whole genome shotgun sequence:
- the LOC133879850 gene encoding putative disease resistance RPP13-like protein 1, whose translation MAEIATIFLSPFLEVFFEKMASGDFVDFFQRRKLSDGLLKKLKTTFLTLNAVFEDAEELQVTKPVVKEWLDELKDAIYDAEDVLDEVATEALRSKLDAEFQTTASKVRKSISAFHNSFAKEIETKIKEVLERLETLAKQKDVIGLREGVGGKSFERLPTTSLVEEYDICGRNSEKEEIINLLLSDDATSNEMGVIAIFGMGGIGKTTLAQLVYNNDRVKHQFDLKAWVCVSEEFDVFKVTKTILEAITLSSCNITDLNQLQLQLKECLMGKKFLLVLDDVWNENYDNWETLCKPFKSGAQRSKVLVTTRNYSVALVMRASIMSHHLKELPEDDCWSIFAKHAFHDGYSNAHGELEATGRKIMKKCKGVPLAVKAIGAVLRSKPDVDEWDKILESELWDLRIDEMGILPALRLSYKYLSSHLKRCFAYCSLFPKDYAFKKDKLILLWMAEGFLQQSKNKTMEEVGNEYFLTLESRSLFQKSSEDKSCFVMHDLVSDLAKSISGQFILRLEDDCSHEIVNNTRHLSYFSQRKLHSFKKFETLHKAKRLHTFLHLDMFSYFSFYYLNGKVLHDLLPTLRCLRVLSLLKYKNFTELPDSIGKLKYLRYLDLSSTQVQRLPDSICQLCNLQTLILSMCEHLAALPRKMYKLINLQHLDISKTRITEMPEQLGRLKRLQTLTEFIIGKRSGSCIRELGKLTNLRGSLSILEIQNVKSPTDALEARLRDKKYLEDLVLEWNVDTNFSESERTVLDSLRPHTYLKKLTIKHYGGKSFSDWVGHPSFSNIASLDLHNCKYCSNLPPLGQLPSLHNLSIVGFDEVVTVGHEFCGNSSSSVKSFGALKVLHIEKMANWEEWISFGAPENGGGAFPQLEKLYIKDCPKLTGGLPVHLPSLAILEIEKSPQLVAPLPRAPVIRELELSDCNEMLLKELPVGMHKLKIGGFNALESLSEGMIDSNGNLQELIIHDCPSLVSLPKDGLPSTLKTLNIKGCSSLVPFREGMIDSNSGVQNLVIYNCSSLVSLPKDGLPSTLKTLEIGSCEKFELLTHLEWSYLEKLDLWCCYSLKSFPLDLFPKLFEIKFLLCYNLEALTVPDHYEHDLVTLFIQIACCRNFVSFPKGGLRAPSLASLFINECGSLRSLPNKMHELLPSLQNLNVSDCPEVDSLPEGGLPSNLKRIDISRCDKLFASRMWWDLQNLPFLTSLSITGIPGASTPQCS comes from the exons ATGGCTGAGATTGCaaccatttttctctctcccttccttgaagtgttttttgaaaaaatggcaTCTGGTGACTTCGTTGACTTCTTTCAGCGACGAAAACTCTCTGATGGACTCTTAAAGAAGTTGAAGACAACATTCCTGACCCTCAATGCAGTGTTTGAAGACGCGGAGGAGTTGCAAGTTACGAAGCCTGTTGTGAAAGAGTGGCTTGATGAGCTGAAAGATGCAATCTATGATGCAGAGGATGTCTTGGATGAAGTTGCTACTGAAGCCTTACGAAGCAAGTTGGATGCTGAATTTCAGACCACTGCAAGCAAGGTACGAAAGTCCATCTCTGCTTTTCATAATTCTTTTGCCAAAGAGATAGAGACAAAGATAAAAGAGGTTCTTGAAAGACTAGAAACCCTGGCAAAACAAAAGGATGTTATTGGCCTAAGAGAAGGCGTTGGAGGGAAATCATTTGAAAGATTGCCCACGACTTCTTTAGTTGAAGAATATGATATTTGTGGTAGGAATAGTGAAAAGGAGGAAATAATTAACTTGTTGCTCTCAGATGATGCAACCAGCAATGAGATGGGTGTTATTGCCATATTCGGCATGGGGGGGATTGGCAAGACCACCCTTGCTCAACTTGTATACAATAACGACAGGGTGAAGCATCAGTTTGACCTCAAAGCATGGGTTTGTGTTTCCGAAGAATTTGACGTGTTTAAGGTAACAAAAACAATTCTGGAGGCAATAACTTTGTCATCTTGTAATATCACGGATCTAAATCAACTTCAACTTCAACTAAAGGAGTGTTTAATGGGAAAGAAGTTTCTACTTGTTTTAGATGATGTTTGGAATGAGAATTATGATAACTGGGAAACACTTTGCAAACCCTTCAAATCTGGGGCACAAAGAAGTAAGGTCCTTGTAACAACACGTAATTATAGTGTTGCATTAGTCATGCGTGCTAGTATAATGTCCCATCATTTGAAGGAGTTACCTGAAGATGATTGTTGGTCAATATTTGCAAAACATGCATTCCATGATGGCTACTCTAATGCACATGGAGAGTTAGAAGCAACAGGCAGAAAAATCATGAAAAAGTGCAAAGGTGTTCCATTAGCAGTCAAGGCAATTGGTGCTGTCTTAAGATCTAAACCAGATGTTGATGAATGGGATAAGATATTGGAGAGTGAACTGTGGGATTTGCGAATTGATGAGATGGGAATTCTTCCAGCACTAAGATTAAGCTACAAATATCTCTCTTCACATCTAAAGCGATGCTTTGCTTATTGTTCATTATTCCCAAAGGATTATGCTTtcaaaaaagataaattaatCTTGTTATGGATGGCAGAAGGGTTCCTACAACaatctaaaaacaaaacaatggaagAAGTTGGGAATGAGTATTTCCTCACTCTAGAATCAAGATCATTATTCCAAAAATCAAGTGAGGACAAGTCATGTTTTGTAATGCATGATCTTGTGAGCGATTTAGCAAAATCTATATCTGGACAATTCATTTTAAGATTGGAGGATGATTGTTCTCACGAGATTGTAAACAATACTCGCCACTTGTCCTATTTTTCCCAACGAAAGTTACACAGCTTTAAGAAGTTTGAGACCCTTCACAAGGCTAAGAGGTTGCACACTTTCCTACATTTAGATATGTTTAGTTACTTTTCGTTTTACTACTTGAATGGAAAAGTACTACATGATTTATTGCCAACACTAAGATGCTTACGAGTGCTTTCTCTGTTGAAGTATAAGAACTTTACTGAATTACCAGATTCAATTGGCAAACTTAAATATTTACGTTACTTGGACCTTTCTTCCACTCAAGTTCAAAGGCTGCCCGATTCTATATGTCAGTTGTGCAATTTGCAAACATTGATTTTGTCAATGTGTGAACATCTTGCTGCATTGCCAAGAAAGATGTATAAACTCATTAATTTACAGCATCTTGATATTTCTAAAACTAGGATAACAGAGATGCCAGAACAACTCGGTAGATTAAAAAGGCTCCAAACATTGACAGAATTTATCATTGGCAAACGTAGTGGGTCTTGCATTAGGGAGTTAGGAAAACTCACAAATCTTCGAGGATCACTTTCTATATTGGAGATCCAAAATGTTAAATCTCCTACGGATGCTCTAGAGGCAAGATTGAGGGATAAAAAGTACCTCGAAGACTTAGTATTGGAATGGAATGTTGATACTAACTTTTCAGAAAGCGAGAGAACTGTACTCGATAGTCTCCGACCCCATACATACCTGAAAAAACTCACTATCAAACACTATGGTGGTAAAAGTTTTTCAGATTGGGTAGGGCATCCTTCATTCTCTAATATAGCATCTCTTGATCTACATAATTGTAAATATTGCAGCAACTTGCCACCGCTTGGGCAGCTACCTTCTCTACATAATCTCTCTATAGTTGGGTTTGATGAAGTTGTTACAGTGGGCCATGAATTTTGTGGTAACAGTTCTTCTTCGGTCAAGTCCTTTGGAGCCCTAAAAGTTCTACATATCGAGAAGATGGCGAACTGGGAGGAATGGATTTCTTTTGGTGCGCCCGAAAATGGAGGTGGAGCTTTTCCTCAACTTGAAAAGCTTTATATTAAGGACTGCCCTAAGCTAACAGGAGGATTGCCCGTCCATCTTCCTTCTTTAGCAATACTTGAGATTGAGAAAAGTCCACAGTTGGTGGCTCCACTCCCGAGGGCTCCTGTTATTCGTGAGTTGGAGCTAAGCGATTGTAATGAGATGTTGTTAAAGGAATTGCCAGTTGGAATGCATAAGCTCAAAATTGGAGGATTTAATGCATTAGAGTCCCTTTCCGAGGGAATGATAGACTCCAATGGCAATCTTCAAGAGTTAATAATTCACGACTGCCCTTCACTTGTGTCCCTTCCAAAGGATGGTCTTCCCTCTACATTGAAAACCCTCAACATCAAAGGTTGTTCTTCACTTGTTCCCTTTCGCGAGGGAATGATAGACTCCAACAGCGGCGTTCAAAATTTAGTGATTTATAATTGTTCCTCACTTGTGTCCCTTCCTAAGGATGGTCTTCCCTCAACGTTAAAAACCCTTGAAATTGGATCTTGTGAGAAGTTTGAGCTCCTGACACACTTggagtggtcataccttgaaaaATTGGACTTGTGGTGCTGTTATTCTCTCAAGTCCTTCCCATTAGATTTATTCCCAAAgctttttgaaatcaaattcttgCTCTGTTACAATCTGGAAGCTCTTACAGTTCCAGATCATTATGAACACGATTTAGTCACCTTGTTTATACAAATAGCGTGTTGCCGTAATTTTGTATCTTTTCCGAAAGGGGGATTGCGTGCCCCTAGCCTTGCATCGCTTTTCATTAATGAATGTGGGAGTCTGAGATCACTGCCTAACAAGATGCACGAACTCCTCCCTTCTCTTCAGAATTTGAATGTATCTGACTGTCCAGAAGTTGATTCGCTTCCTGAAGGGGGCTTGCCATCCAATTTGAAAAGAATTGACATTTCTCGATGTGACAAACTTTTTGCTAGCCGGATGTGGTGGGATTTGCAGAACCTCCCATTTCTTACAAGTTTGAGTATCACTGGCATACCTG GGGCTTCAACTCCTCAGTGCTCTTGA